A genomic window from Deltaproteobacteria bacterium includes:
- the lptB gene encoding LPS export ABC transporter ATP-binding protein, which translates to MTTLGGTSLAKRYGARDVVRDIDLTVAQGEVVGVLGPNGAGKTTTFYMLAGIIRPTRGRVMLDTNDITAWPLHKRAQAGMSYLPQESSIFKKLTVRQNLELILEYSDQSRQKQRDTADRLLEELGIKKLEHQSAAFLSGGERRRLEIARALIQDPKFILLDEPFAGIDPLAVDDIQDIITALRDKGIGILISDHNVRETLRICDRAYLVHDGRVILSGSPGEIVDNPKARKVYLGEGFSL; encoded by the coding sequence ATGACCACTCTCGGCGGCACAAGCCTGGCCAAGCGCTATGGCGCGCGGGATGTTGTCCGCGACATAGACCTGACCGTGGCCCAGGGCGAGGTCGTGGGCGTTCTCGGGCCAAACGGCGCGGGCAAGACCACCACCTTCTACATGTTGGCCGGAATCATCCGCCCCACGCGCGGCCGGGTCATGCTGGACACGAACGACATCACCGCCTGGCCCTTGCACAAACGGGCCCAGGCCGGCATGAGCTACCTGCCCCAGGAGAGCTCGATCTTCAAAAAGCTGACCGTGCGCCAAAATCTGGAACTGATCCTGGAGTACTCCGACCAGTCCCGCCAGAAGCAACGCGATACAGCGGACCGCCTGCTTGAAGAGCTGGGCATCAAAAAACTCGAGCACCAATCAGCTGCCTTTCTGTCCGGAGGCGAACGGCGCCGTCTGGAGATCGCCCGGGCCTTGATCCAAGATCCCAAGTTCATCCTGCTGGACGAGCCCTTCGCCGGCATCGACCCCCTGGCCGTCGACGACATTCAGGACATTATCACGGCCCTGCGCGACAAAGGCATCGGCATTCTCATTTCCGACCACAATGTTCGCGAAACCCTGCGCATCTGCGATCGCGCGTATCTCGTCCACGATGGGCGCGTCATCCTAAGTGGCAGTCCGGGGGAAATTGTCGACAATCCCAAGGCCCGCAAAGTCTATCTGGGTGAGGGATTCAGCTTGTAG
- the lptC gene encoding LPS export ABC transporter periplasmic protein LptC, producing MKRALAIVLVLAFLAGAAALGKYILWPERLDTTDLKQLDVDLSLKGVELSQGRDGKKLWNLKASEADYVENTDELTLAAPIITYWGEGEEPPMQVMAPKGQVWQKEDRARMWDGVNGTRGEYAMRADSLDYTGTRREILLTGNVQLVGKTMLANSNTLTYFLENGDFLAQGNVQVIMN from the coding sequence ATGAAACGGGCCCTGGCCATCGTCCTGGTGCTTGCCTTTCTGGCTGGCGCTGCGGCCTTGGGGAAATACATCCTCTGGCCCGAGCGTCTGGACACGACCGACCTGAAACAGCTCGATGTGGATTTGAGCCTCAAGGGCGTGGAGCTCAGCCAGGGCCGTGACGGGAAAAAACTGTGGAACCTGAAGGCCTCGGAAGCGGATTATGTTGAAAACACGGACGAATTGACCCTGGCCGCGCCCATCATCACCTACTGGGGCGAAGGCGAGGAGCCGCCCATGCAGGTCATGGCCCCCAAAGGCCAGGTCTGGCAAAAAGAAGACCGGGCCAGGATGTGGGACGGGGTGAACGGCACCCGAGGCGAATACGCCATGCGCGCCGACAGTCTGGACTATACGGGAACAAGGCGGGAAATCCTGCTGACCGGCAATGTCCAGCTCGTCGGGAAAACCATGCTGGCCAACTCGAACACGCTGACATATTTTTTGGAAAACGGCGACTTCCTCGCCCAAGGCAACGTCCAGGTCATTATGAACTGA
- a CDS encoding phenylphosphate carboxylase subunit delta: MRAEDAAKAVRLVILDVDGVLTDGGLYYDGEGRVLKRFNVQDGLGIKLAAGLGLEFAVITGLESPAVRDRVEELGIRHYYPGHTRKIPRLNDLAAKTGISFANMAYVGDDWVDAAPMSKVGLPIAVANARPEILRLAAWTTTARGGNGAVREAIDFILRAQDKFDALWRDWSTA, translated from the coding sequence ATGCGGGCTGAAGACGCGGCCAAGGCGGTGCGCCTTGTGATTCTGGACGTGGACGGGGTCCTGACCGACGGTGGACTGTACTACGACGGCGAAGGCCGGGTGCTGAAACGATTCAATGTTCAGGACGGGCTGGGCATCAAACTCGCGGCCGGCCTCGGGCTGGAATTCGCGGTCATCACGGGCCTGGAATCACCGGCTGTCCGCGACCGCGTCGAGGAATTGGGCATCCGTCACTACTATCCCGGACACACCCGCAAAATCCCACGGCTAAACGACCTTGCCGCCAAAACGGGGATATCGTTTGCGAACATGGCGTACGTCGGTGACGACTGGGTCGATGCCGCTCCCATGTCCAAGGTCGGACTACCCATTGCCGTGGCCAACGCCCGTCCGGAAATTCTACGCCTGGCCGCGTGGACCACGACAGCCCGTGGGGGGAATGGCGCTGTCCGCGAAGCCATTGACTTCATCCTGCGCGCTCAAGACAAATTCGACGCCTTGTGGCGGGATTGGTCCACTGCATGA
- a CDS encoding 3-deoxy-8-phosphooctulonate synthase: MPDLSALIHDRPFILAGPCVLESLDLAMAVAEELAAISRDLGLPLIFKSSFDKANRTVGSSFRGPGLDLGLNWLAQIKSRTGLPIVTDIHESRQASLVAEVADVLQIPAFLCRQTDLLLAAARTGRVVNIKKGQFMAPWDMSGPVEKIRAAGFDKIWLTERGATFGYNNLVVDFRSLVIMKDLGCPVIFDATHSVQLPGGQGTSSGGQRQFVPHLARAAAACGCQGIFMEVHPDPDHALCDGPNSWPLSKARSLLTELKAIWSIPHAG, translated from the coding sequence ATGCCCGATCTTAGCGCCTTGATCCACGATCGTCCGTTCATTCTGGCTGGCCCCTGCGTGCTGGAAAGTCTGGACCTGGCCATGGCCGTGGCCGAGGAATTGGCCGCCATCTCCCGTGACCTGGGTCTGCCCCTGATCTTCAAAAGCTCCTTCGACAAGGCCAACCGCACCGTTGGATCGAGTTTTCGTGGGCCAGGCCTGGACCTGGGACTGAATTGGCTGGCCCAGATCAAAAGTCGCACCGGCCTGCCCATCGTCACCGACATCCATGAATCCCGCCAAGCGTCCCTGGTGGCCGAGGTGGCCGACGTGCTCCAGATTCCAGCCTTCCTGTGCCGGCAGACGGATTTGCTCCTGGCCGCGGCCCGCACGGGCCGTGTCGTCAATATCAAGAAAGGCCAGTTCATGGCCCCATGGGACATGAGCGGACCGGTCGAAAAAATCCGCGCGGCCGGGTTTGACAAAATCTGGCTGACCGAACGCGGCGCGACCTTCGGCTACAACAATTTGGTCGTGGACTTCCGCTCCCTGGTCATCATGAAGGACCTGGGCTGCCCGGTCATCTTCGACGCCACGCATTCCGTGCAGCTGCCCGGCGGACAGGGCACGTCCTCGGGAGGGCAACGCCAATTCGTTCCGCATTTGGCCCGGGCGGCGGCGGCCTGCGGCTGCCAGGGAATTTTCATGGAGGTCCATCCGGACCCGGACCACGCCCTGTGCGACGGCCCCAATTCCTGGCCGCTGAGCAAGGCCCGCTCCCTGCTCACGGAGCTCAAAGCCATCTGGAGTATTCCCCATGCGGGCTGA
- a CDS encoding CTP synthase codes for MHTKFIFVTGGVLSSLGKGLAAASIAALLKARGLRVSIQKLDPYINVDPGTMNPFQHGEVYVTDDGAETDLDLGHYERYLDISLSQRNNYTSGRIYNTVITKERRGDYLGGTVQVIPHITDEIKSSILSLASDDLDVTLVEIGGTVGDIEGLPFLEAIRQLRADLGKDNVLYIHLTLVPYIKTAGEVKTKPTQHSVKELRSLGIQPDIILCRSEVDLDEDIKNKISLFCNVDKDAVFTAIDVNHIYELPLSLYNEGVDQKIAILLRLAAKNPDLQQWKDLVHNLKNPTTSVTIAIVGKYVDLKEAYKSLHEALTHGGVANSAGVNFVYVNSEEITPDNVADKLAEADGILVPGGFGTRGVEGKITAITHARENNIPFFGICLGMQCAVIEYARNVMGLTKANSEEFDLTTPDPVIYLMKEWFDFRKKCVQRRDLGSEKGGTMRLGAYPCVIEPDTRAFEAYGVTDISERHRHRYEFNSAYQTRFEEAGLTISGMSPDKSLVEIVEIKDHPWFLGCQFHPEFTSRPMRPHPLFRDFIRAAVTNKKSGK; via the coding sequence ATGCATACCAAATTCATTTTTGTCACCGGAGGGGTACTTTCATCCCTGGGAAAAGGATTGGCGGCCGCCTCCATCGCGGCCCTGCTCAAGGCACGGGGCCTTCGGGTCTCGATCCAAAAACTTGATCCCTACATCAATGTCGACCCAGGCACGATGAACCCCTTTCAGCACGGTGAAGTCTATGTCACGGACGACGGAGCCGAAACAGACTTGGATCTGGGTCATTACGAGCGCTACCTGGATATCTCCCTGAGTCAGCGCAACAACTATACATCCGGCCGCATTTACAACACCGTCATCACCAAGGAGCGCCGTGGCGACTACCTGGGTGGCACGGTGCAGGTCATTCCGCACATCACCGACGAAATTAAATCTTCCATCCTCTCCCTGGCCAGTGACGATCTGGACGTGACCTTGGTGGAAATCGGCGGCACGGTCGGAGACATCGAAGGTCTGCCTTTTTTGGAAGCCATCCGCCAGCTGCGGGCTGATCTGGGCAAGGACAATGTCCTCTACATCCATTTAACCCTGGTGCCATACATTAAAACAGCCGGCGAGGTAAAAACCAAGCCCACCCAGCATTCCGTAAAGGAATTGCGCAGTCTGGGCATCCAGCCGGACATCATTCTGTGCCGCTCCGAAGTGGATCTGGACGAGGACATCAAGAACAAAATTTCCCTGTTCTGCAACGTGGACAAAGACGCGGTCTTCACGGCCATCGACGTTAACCACATCTACGAATTGCCCCTGAGCCTCTATAATGAGGGGGTCGACCAGAAAATCGCCATTCTCCTGCGTCTGGCCGCCAAGAATCCGGACCTGCAACAGTGGAAGGACCTGGTCCACAATCTGAAGAATCCCACGACCAGCGTGACCATCGCCATTGTCGGCAAATACGTCGATTTGAAGGAAGCCTACAAGAGCCTGCACGAGGCCCTGACCCACGGCGGCGTGGCCAACAGCGCGGGTGTCAATTTTGTCTACGTCAATTCCGAGGAAATCACCCCGGACAACGTGGCCGACAAATTGGCCGAGGCCGACGGCATCCTGGTTCCCGGCGGATTCGGCACGCGCGGAGTGGAGGGCAAAATCACGGCCATCACCCATGCCCGCGAAAACAACATTCCCTTCTTTGGCATCTGTCTGGGCATGCAGTGCGCGGTTATCGAATACGCCCGCAACGTCATGGGACTGACCAAGGCCAATTCCGAGGAATTCGATCTGACCACGCCCGATCCCGTCATCTATTTGATGAAGGAATGGTTTGACTTCCGCAAAAAGTGCGTCCAGCGCCGCGACCTGGGCAGCGAGAAAGGTGGAACCATGCGCCTGGGTGCCTATCCCTGCGTGATCGAGCCGGATACCCGGGCCTTCGAAGCCTACGGGGTGACGGACATTTCCGAACGCCACCGCCATCGCTACGAATTCAACAGCGCCTATCAAACCCGCTTCGAGGAGGCTGGTCTGACCATCAGCGGCATGTCGCCGGACAAAAGCCTGGTGGAGATCGTGGAGATCAAGGACCATCCGTGGTTCCTGGGGTGCCAGTTCCATCCCGAGTTCACATCCAGACCCATGCGACCGCATCCACTGTTCCGGGACTTCATCCGCGCGGCGGTGACCAACAAAAAATCCGGGAAATGA